Proteins found in one Haloferax litoreum genomic segment:
- a CDS encoding RtcB family protein, translated as MVELTEVHENVYEIERTGEMRVPARVYGSASLIEEMLEEGDLTLTQVRNVATLPGIQKFALVLPDGHQGYGFPIGGVAAVDLDEGVISPGGIGFDINCGVRLLRTGLSYKDIAGQESILADRLYQTIPTGLGKGGYLHTDISDVRGILESGMEWMLANGHATADDLDHCEENGHLPGDPNAVPTEALKRGVNQVGSLGSGNHFLEVQRVTDVYDPETAAAFGVETDDVVVMIHSGSRGLGHQTCSHFIREFERHYPNLVASLPDKQLVYAPLGDRLADRYWGAMNAAANFAWANRQAMTQAVREVFDALFEATEVELVYDVCHNIAKEERHTVRGREQSLLVHRKGATRAFPAGRPEIPDAYRDVGQPVFIPGSMGSHSYVLAGGPRSLELSFGSTAHGAGRLKSRTQAKGEYTAGELQKALRARGIFVRARSGGTLTEEAPGAYKDIDEVVRVSDALGIGTKVARTTPLANIKG; from the coding sequence ATGGTGGAACTCACAGAGGTTCACGAGAACGTGTACGAAATCGAACGAACGGGAGAGATGCGCGTCCCGGCACGCGTCTACGGGTCGGCGTCCCTCATCGAAGAGATGCTGGAGGAAGGTGACCTCACACTCACTCAGGTCCGAAACGTCGCGACGTTACCGGGTATCCAGAAGTTCGCGCTCGTCCTCCCCGACGGACACCAGGGGTACGGCTTTCCCATCGGTGGCGTCGCGGCGGTCGACCTCGATGAGGGCGTCATCAGTCCGGGCGGAATCGGGTTCGACATCAACTGCGGCGTCCGCCTGCTCCGGACGGGTCTCTCGTACAAGGATATCGCCGGACAGGAGTCGATTCTCGCAGACAGACTCTACCAGACCATTCCGACTGGACTGGGGAAGGGCGGGTACCTCCACACTGACATCTCGGACGTGCGCGGCATCCTCGAATCCGGGATGGAGTGGATGCTGGCGAACGGGCACGCGACGGCGGACGACTTGGACCACTGCGAGGAGAACGGTCACCTGCCGGGCGACCCGAACGCCGTGCCGACCGAAGCGCTCAAACGCGGCGTCAATCAGGTCGGGTCGCTCGGGTCCGGAAATCATTTCCTCGAAGTCCAGCGCGTCACCGACGTGTACGACCCCGAGACGGCGGCGGCGTTCGGCGTCGAAACCGACGACGTGGTCGTGATGATTCACTCTGGGTCTCGTGGCCTCGGCCACCAGACGTGCTCACACTTCATCCGCGAGTTCGAGCGGCACTACCCCAACCTTGTGGCGTCGCTGCCGGACAAACAACTCGTCTACGCCCCTCTCGGCGACCGGCTCGCAGACAGATACTGGGGTGCGATGAACGCCGCCGCGAACTTCGCGTGGGCGAATCGGCAGGCGATGACGCAAGCGGTCCGCGAGGTGTTCGACGCGCTCTTCGAGGCGACTGAGGTCGAACTCGTCTACGACGTGTGTCACAACATCGCCAAAGAGGAGCGCCACACCGTCCGTGGTCGTGAGCAGTCGCTTCTCGTCCACCGAAAGGGCGCGACACGCGCGTTTCCGGCGGGACGGCCCGAGATTCCCGACGCGTATCGCGACGTGGGACAACCGGTCTTCATCCCCGGAAGTATGGGTTCTCACTCGTACGTCCTCGCTGGAGGGCCGCGGTCACTCGAACTCAGTTTCGGGTCGACGGCCCACGGTGCAGGTCGACTCAAGTCGCGGACGCAGGCGAAAGGCGAGTACACCGCCGGAGAACTCCAGAAGGCGCTTCGGGCGCGCGGAATCTTCGTTCGGGCGCGGTCCGGCGGTACGCTGACCGAGGAGGCCCCCGGTGCGTACAAAGACATCGACGAGGTCGTTCGTGTCAGTGACGCGCTCGGAATCGGGACCAAAGTCGCCCGGACGACACCGCTCGCCAACATCAAAGGATGA
- a CDS encoding DUF7539 family protein yields the protein MEADRQLLQQARKRLDGWIYTARDRTYRELFTGDDAVVTDEERQLLDTVDEELASDGGDGIWGVDEYDIVMGHPKNHPLSVVCTRHPQIPAEWSRGEESLSEPEREQFNDLLWDYCEHVRRHVQDEVNEFVGVAGSLEE from the coding sequence ATGGAAGCTGACAGACAACTCCTCCAACAGGCCCGCAAACGACTCGACGGGTGGATTTACACGGCACGTGACCGGACGTACCGTGAACTGTTCACTGGCGACGACGCCGTCGTCACGGACGAGGAGCGTCAGCTACTCGACACTGTCGACGAGGAACTCGCGAGCGACGGTGGCGACGGCATCTGGGGCGTCGACGAGTACGACATCGTCATGGGACACCCGAAGAACCACCCACTCTCTGTCGTCTGTACCCGCCACCCCCAGATTCCCGCCGAGTGGTCACGGGGCGAAGAGAGTCTGAGCGAACCGGAACGAGAGCAGTTCAACGACCTCCTGTGGGACTACTGCGAGCACGTCAGACGACACGTCCAAGACGAAGTCAACGAGTTCGTCGGCGTCGCGGGGTCCCTCGAAGAGTAA
- a CDS encoding aconitate hydratase, with protein sequence MGDSDSFGAIREFEHGGTTYKMADLTVLEEQGLCELDRLPVSIRILLESVLRNVDGDIVTDDDVRNAASWEPDVPNVEVPFTPSRVVLQDLTGVPAVVDLAALRSAADRSGKDPSIVEPEVPCDLVIDHSVQVDFFGSPDAYEKNVELEYERNAERYRALKWAQNAFENFRVVPPGTGIVHQVNLEHLGQVVHDREWRDDQWLLPDTLVGTDSHTPMIGGIGVVGWGVGGIEAEAAMLGQPITMKLPEVVGVRLEGKLPEGATATDLVLHVTEKLRQVGVVDRFVEFYGPGVKHLSVPDRATISNMAPEQGSTISVFPVDEATLDYLELTGRDPDHIELVREYLDAQGLFGEQHPEYTETVDIDLSTVEPSLAGPKRPQDRIAMGDMKSHFRQLLYGEFEDHVDDVDEEAIVRWLGEGGGDPELAGDGGSLTETPEEAPDEPDLGELTKRVEIDLGDGKTAEIGHGSVVVSAITSCTNTSNPSVMVAAGILARNAVEKGLDMPDYVKTSLAPGSRVVTEYLKKAELLPYLEDLGYDVVGYGCTTCIGNAGPLPEPIENAIDERDLWTTSVLSGNRNFEARIHPKIRANYLASPPLVVAYGLAGRMDIDLENDPLGTDDDGNLVYLSDIWPDPEEVKQMIHDSIDPSMFREKYAEVFEGDERWDALEAPTGDVYEWDDESTYIREPPFFKDFPLEAPGVSDIDDARCLMTLGDTVTTDHISPAGPFGSDLPAGQWLMDHGVDPVDFNTYGSRRGNHEVMMRGTFANVRIENQMLDDVEGGYTIHHPTGDETTVFEASQRYRDDDTPLVVLSGVEFGTGSSRDWAAKGTDLLGIRATIAESYERIFRDNLVGMGVLPLQFQDGDSWESLGLDGSEYFDIRGLDDGLEVNDELTVVATNDDGTEIEFDVTAQVGTPAAVKYVENGGILHFVLRRLLTQD encoded by the coding sequence ATGGGAGATTCAGATTCGTTCGGAGCCATCCGAGAATTCGAACACGGTGGCACCACGTACAAGATGGCGGACCTGACGGTCCTCGAAGAACAGGGCCTCTGCGAACTCGACCGTCTACCGGTCAGTATCCGCATCCTGCTGGAGTCCGTCCTCAGGAACGTCGACGGCGACATCGTCACCGACGACGACGTACGAAACGCGGCGTCGTGGGAACCGGACGTGCCGAACGTCGAAGTTCCGTTCACACCGTCTCGGGTCGTCTTGCAGGACCTGACCGGCGTGCCGGCCGTCGTCGACCTCGCGGCACTTCGCTCTGCGGCGGACCGCTCGGGGAAAGACCCCAGTATCGTCGAACCCGAAGTCCCCTGTGACCTCGTCATCGACCACAGCGTGCAGGTCGACTTCTTCGGGTCGCCCGACGCGTACGAGAAGAACGTCGAACTGGAGTACGAACGCAACGCCGAGCGCTATCGGGCGCTCAAGTGGGCGCAGAACGCGTTCGAGAACTTCCGTGTCGTCCCACCGGGAACGGGTATCGTCCACCAGGTGAACCTCGAACACCTCGGGCAGGTCGTCCACGACCGCGAGTGGCGCGACGACCAGTGGCTTCTACCCGACACCCTCGTCGGCACCGACAGTCACACACCCATGATTGGCGGCATCGGCGTCGTCGGGTGGGGCGTCGGCGGTATCGAAGCCGAGGCCGCGATGCTCGGCCAACCGATTACGATGAAACTGCCCGAAGTCGTCGGCGTGCGACTCGAAGGCAAACTTCCCGAAGGCGCGACGGCGACGGACCTCGTCTTGCACGTCACCGAGAAACTCCGACAGGTCGGCGTCGTCGACCGGTTCGTCGAGTTCTACGGTCCCGGTGTCAAGCACCTCTCGGTGCCCGACCGGGCGACCATCTCGAACATGGCACCCGAGCAAGGGTCGACCATCAGCGTGTTCCCGGTGGACGAGGCGACACTGGATTACCTCGAACTCACCGGCCGCGACCCGGACCACATCGAACTCGTCCGGGAGTACCTCGACGCGCAGGGTCTCTTCGGCGAACAGCACCCCGAGTACACCGAGACGGTCGACATCGACCTCTCGACGGTCGAACCGAGCCTCGCCGGCCCGAAACGCCCGCAGGACCGTATCGCGATGGGCGACATGAAGTCGCACTTCCGGCAACTGCTCTACGGCGAGTTCGAAGACCACGTAGACGACGTGGACGAAGAAGCCATCGTCCGATGGCTTGGCGAAGGCGGGGGCGACCCTGAACTCGCGGGCGACGGCGGGTCACTCACGGAGACGCCCGAGGAAGCACCCGACGAACCGGACCTCGGAGAGTTGACCAAACGCGTCGAAATCGACCTCGGCGACGGGAAGACGGCCGAAATCGGTCACGGGAGCGTCGTCGTCAGTGCGATTACGAGTTGTACGAACACGTCGAACCCGTCGGTCATGGTCGCCGCGGGTATCCTCGCCCGCAACGCGGTGGAGAAGGGCCTCGACATGCCCGATTACGTCAAGACGAGCCTCGCGCCCGGCAGTCGCGTCGTCACGGAGTACCTGAAGAAAGCCGAGTTACTCCCGTACCTCGAAGACCTCGGATACGACGTGGTCGGCTACGGCTGTACGACCTGTATCGGGAACGCCGGCCCGCTTCCGGAACCCATCGAGAACGCCATCGACGAACGCGACCTGTGGACGACGAGTGTCCTCAGCGGCAACCGGAACTTCGAGGCGCGCATCCACCCGAAGATTCGCGCGAACTACCTCGCCAGTCCGCCACTCGTCGTCGCCTATGGCCTCGCCGGCCGGATGGACATCGACCTCGAGAACGACCCACTCGGCACCGACGACGACGGCAACCTCGTCTACCTCTCGGACATCTGGCCGGACCCAGAAGAGGTCAAACAGATGATTCACGACAGCATCGACCCGTCGATGTTCCGCGAGAAGTACGCGGAAGTCTTCGAAGGCGACGAGCGCTGGGATGCACTCGAAGCCCCGACCGGCGACGTGTACGAGTGGGACGACGAGTCGACCTACATCCGCGAACCGCCGTTCTTCAAAGACTTCCCACTGGAGGCACCCGGCGTCTCGGACATCGACGACGCTCGCTGTCTCATGACGCTCGGCGACACCGTGACGACGGACCACATCAGCCCCGCCGGGCCGTTCGGCTCTGACCTCCCGGCAGGCCAGTGGCTCATGGACCACGGCGTCGACCCGGTCGACTTCAACACGTACGGCTCTCGCCGCGGGAACCACGAGGTCATGATGCGCGGGACGTTCGCCAACGTCCGCATCGAGAACCAGATGCTCGACGACGTGGAAGGTGGCTACACCATCCACCACCCGACTGGCGACGAGACCACCGTCTTCGAAGCGAGTCAGCGGTACCGCGACGACGACACTCCGCTCGTCGTCCTCTCGGGCGTCGAGTTCGGGACGGGGTCCAGTCGTGACTGGGCGGCCAAGGGGACAGACCTCCTCGGCATCCGAGCGACCATCGCGGAGAGTTACGAGCGTATCTTCCGGGACAACCTCGTCGGAATGGGCGTCCTCCCACTCCAGTTCCAAGACGGCGACTCGTGGGAGTCACTCGGTCTCGATGGCTCGGAATACTTCGACATCCGCGGCCTCGACGACGGCCTCGAAGTCAACGACGAACTCACCGTCGTCGCCACGAACGACGATGGAACCGAAATCGAGTTCGACGTGACCGCACAAGTCGGCACGCCCGCCGCGGTGAAGTACGTCGAAAACGGCGGCATTCTCCACTTCGTCCTGCGCCGTCTGCTGACGCAGGACTGA
- a CDS encoding DUF6069 family protein, translating into MSTVTPTAKPTRTVLARRGLTAIALSLVANALVLTLVLASGAVQPFAPLSYPPVVFLSAVGAIGATLVYGLLSSRVENPDRTFLQVTVVVLVLSFVPDIGLLFGDPQATIAGVLVLMAMHVVVAAVCVGVLTEIGRSEGRTV; encoded by the coding sequence ATGTCCACAGTCACACCGACCGCCAAGCCAACTCGTACGGTCCTCGCTCGACGCGGGCTCACCGCCATCGCACTGTCTCTCGTCGCGAACGCCCTCGTCTTGACGCTCGTCCTCGCCAGCGGTGCGGTCCAGCCGTTTGCACCACTCTCGTACCCGCCGGTCGTGTTCCTCTCTGCGGTGGGTGCAATCGGCGCGACACTCGTCTATGGACTGCTGTCGAGTCGGGTCGAAAATCCCGACCGCACCTTCCTGCAGGTCACCGTCGTCGTGTTGGTCCTGTCGTTCGTCCCCGATATCGGCCTGCTGTTCGGTGACCCCCAAGCCACGATTGCTGGCGTCCTCGTCTTGATGGCGATGCACGTCGTCGTCGCCGCAGTGTGCGTCGGGGTGTTGACGGAAATCGGGAGAAGCGAGGGGAGGACAGTCTAA
- a CDS encoding FAD-binding oxidoreductase, whose translation MATAGDEGTITGELRDSFRGNLIRAGDPEFDDERAIYNAMIDKRPRLIAKCSDVADVIAAVNYGRENELDTAVRSGGHNGPGLSLVDDGLVIDLEEMNGIRVDPEQKTVTVEAGCTWGDVDHATHAFGMATVSGIISTTGVGGLTLGGGHGYLTRKYGLTIDNLVAADVVLADGRMVRASADENEDLFWAIRGGGGNFGVVTSFEFDLHPVETVVAGPMFWPLSELETTMEWYRGWLTDAPRDVYAFYLVAEVPGDPFPEEIHGEKVCGLMWCCTGSEDQAEEMLQTARDVAEPMFEHVGEMPYPALQGMFDGLYPEGDQWYWKGDFVRELTDEVITEHRRFAEVPTAKSTMHLYPIDGAVHDVGSDEAAWSVRDANWSMVIVGVDTDPAKADEITEWARDYWDAVHPHTLGGSYINFMMEEGDERIRATYGENYDRLQKVKARYDPDNFFHVNQNIEPAA comes from the coding sequence ATGGCAACAGCAGGAGACGAAGGGACAATTACCGGCGAACTTCGAGACTCGTTTCGGGGCAACCTGATACGGGCCGGCGACCCGGAGTTCGACGACGAACGCGCGATTTATAACGCGATGATAGACAAGCGTCCGCGGCTAATCGCTAAGTGTAGCGACGTGGCGGACGTCATCGCAGCGGTCAACTACGGGCGAGAGAACGAACTCGACACCGCGGTTCGAAGCGGCGGCCACAACGGGCCAGGGCTATCGTTGGTCGACGATGGGCTCGTCATCGACCTCGAAGAGATGAACGGCATCCGCGTCGACCCCGAACAGAAGACGGTGACTGTCGAAGCCGGGTGCACGTGGGGCGACGTGGACCACGCCACCCACGCGTTCGGCATGGCGACAGTCAGTGGAATCATCTCCACGACAGGCGTCGGCGGTCTGACCCTCGGTGGGGGACACGGCTATCTGACACGCAAGTACGGCCTGACCATCGACAACCTGGTCGCTGCAGACGTCGTGTTGGCGGACGGCCGAATGGTCCGCGCGAGTGCAGACGAGAACGAAGACCTCTTCTGGGCGATTCGCGGCGGAGGCGGGAACTTTGGCGTCGTCACGTCGTTCGAGTTCGACCTCCACCCAGTCGAGACGGTCGTCGCCGGACCGATGTTCTGGCCGCTTTCGGAACTGGAGACGACGATGGAGTGGTACCGTGGCTGGTTAACCGACGCACCGCGGGACGTGTACGCTTTCTACCTCGTCGCCGAGGTACCGGGCGACCCGTTCCCCGAGGAAATCCACGGCGAGAAGGTCTGTGGACTGATGTGGTGCTGCACGGGGTCTGAAGACCAGGCCGAAGAGATGCTCCAGACCGCCCGTGACGTGGCCGAACCGATGTTCGAACACGTCGGCGAGATGCCGTACCCCGCACTACAGGGGATGTTCGACGGCCTCTATCCGGAAGGCGACCAGTGGTACTGGAAGGGTGACTTCGTGCGCGAACTGACCGACGAAGTAATCACCGAACACCGGCGCTTCGCCGAAGTACCGACCGCCAAGTCGACGATGCACCTGTACCCAATCGACGGGGCCGTCCACGACGTCGGTTCCGACGAGGCTGCGTGGTCCGTCCGCGACGCGAACTGGTCGATGGTCATCGTCGGCGTCGACACAGACCCGGCGAAGGCAGACGAGATTACGGAGTGGGCCCGCGACTACTGGGACGCAGTCCACCCGCACACCCTCGGTGGGTCGTACATCAACTTCATGATGGAAGAAGGGGACGAGCGGATTCGCGCCACGTACGGCGAGAACTACGACCGGTTACAGAAGGTCAAGGCGAGATACGACCCTGACAACTTCTTCCACGTGAACCAGAACATCGAACCGGCCGCGTAG
- a CDS encoding class I SAM-dependent methyltransferase — protein MHEVSRTRSVYESESDAFVDKYRAESVAALFGDDFYEALAGDRILDVGCGPGVDTETFVTDGFDVVGFDLTSSFVRAARTAVDEASFARGDMRRLPFRDGSFDGVWSCASFLHVPRPDAPGTLREFRRVLADDGVAYLSVKRGEESGFDTDGRYFELYRPEQVRSLVVDAGFGRVDIETGERWIQVLARV, from the coding sequence GTGCACGAGGTATCCCGCACGAGGTCAGTGTACGAGAGCGAGTCAGATGCCTTCGTCGACAAGTACCGCGCCGAGTCGGTTGCCGCGTTGTTCGGAGACGACTTCTACGAAGCGCTCGCAGGAGACCGGATTCTTGACGTTGGGTGTGGTCCCGGTGTCGACACGGAGACGTTCGTTACCGACGGATTCGACGTCGTCGGATTCGACCTCACGTCGTCGTTCGTCCGGGCCGCACGAACGGCGGTCGACGAGGCATCGTTCGCCCGTGGAGACATGCGGCGACTCCCATTCAGAGACGGGTCGTTCGACGGCGTCTGGAGTTGCGCATCGTTTCTCCACGTCCCACGTCCGGATGCGCCGGGAACGCTCCGTGAGTTCAGACGCGTCCTCGCTGACGACGGAGTCGCCTATCTCTCGGTGAAACGAGGCGAAGAGAGCGGATTCGATACTGACGGCCGGTACTTCGAGCTGTATCGGCCCGAACAGGTTCGGTCGCTGGTCGTCGACGCGGGGTTCGGTCGAGTCGATATCGAAACCGGCGAGCGGTGGATACAGGTTCTCGCACGGGTCTGA
- a CDS encoding tyrosine-type recombinase/integrase, translating to MTNDLEPLEPAAAKQMYLDARSQELSDATLQSHHYRLKQFVQWCEDEAIDNMNTFSGRDIHRYRVKRRNEDGLSNASMRGQLATLRVFLRFCASIDAVESGLDEKILLPTTTSEDARTESLSSERARQILAHLEKYHYARLEHVLLEVLWHTGLRIGAAVSLDVDDYDSEERFFQLVHRPEQGTSLKNGKESERYIALSERVCGVLDDWLKVNHPRTIDKYGRKPLFATRQSRLSRNRGRTISYQYTRPCVYDSTCPHDRDIDECDARPSPRAYACPSSLSPHPIRRGAITYYLQQDTPERVVSDRMDVGTDVLDRHYDQRTEREKLRQRRRYLPEDERE from the coding sequence ATGACCAACGACCTCGAACCCTTGGAACCTGCGGCAGCGAAGCAGATGTATCTCGATGCTCGCAGTCAGGAACTATCAGACGCAACGCTACAATCGCACCACTACCGACTCAAACAGTTCGTCCAGTGGTGCGAAGACGAAGCAATCGACAATATGAACACGTTCTCCGGGAGGGACATCCACCGATATCGCGTCAAGCGACGCAACGAAGATGGCCTTTCGAATGCCTCGATGCGGGGTCAGCTTGCGACTCTTCGTGTGTTTCTCCGGTTCTGTGCGAGCATCGATGCAGTTGAGTCCGGACTCGATGAGAAGATACTGCTCCCAACGACCACGTCAGAAGACGCTCGGACAGAATCGTTGAGCTCAGAGCGTGCCAGGCAGATTCTCGCTCACCTAGAGAAGTACCACTATGCACGCTTAGAACACGTACTACTGGAAGTCCTCTGGCACACTGGGTTACGAATTGGAGCTGCTGTCAGTCTGGATGTCGACGACTACGATTCTGAGGAGCGGTTTTTCCAACTCGTTCACAGGCCCGAACAGGGGACGTCCCTAAAGAACGGCAAGGAGAGTGAACGCTATATCGCATTGAGTGAGCGTGTTTGTGGAGTTCTGGATGACTGGCTCAAGGTCAACCATCCAAGGACGATAGACAAGTACGGTCGGAAGCCTCTCTTCGCAACTCGTCAAAGCCGGCTGAGTCGAAATAGAGGGCGGACAATTTCGTATCAGTACACACGGCCCTGCGTGTACGACTCGACGTGTCCACACGACCGAGACATTGACGAGTGCGATGCCAGACCTTCTCCACGAGCATACGCGTGTCCGTCCTCACTCAGCCCCCACCCAATTCGTCGGGGAGCGATCACCTACTACCTCCAGCAGGACACACCAGAGCGAGTCGTGAGCGACAGAATGGACGTCGGAACAGATGTACTTGACCGACATTACGACCAACGAACGGAGCGGGAGAAACTCAGGCAGCGGAGGCGGTATCTCCCAGAAGATGAGCGGGAGTAA
- a CDS encoding winged helix-turn-helix domain-containing protein, translated as MGEEDTSQDSVDPNSFRGDEKIDSALKLRNAFSEAITHHGFPDTLVLSRERADDVFHERRIRIMDYLKTYQPQSVRALAKELDVDKGVISRDLQKLRELDIVEFENDGRSKAPKLKHQHVVVEPVI; from the coding sequence ATGGGTGAAGAAGACACCAGCCAAGATAGTGTTGATCCAAACAGCTTCCGTGGGGACGAGAAAATCGATTCGGCCCTTAAACTTCGAAATGCGTTTTCGGAGGCAATCACTCACCACGGGTTCCCGGATACACTTGTGTTGAGTCGTGAACGGGCAGACGATGTGTTCCATGAGCGGCGTATTCGGATCATGGATTATCTAAAGACATATCAACCTCAGTCGGTCCGTGCCCTCGCGAAAGAGTTGGACGTCGATAAAGGGGTTATCAGCCGTGACTTACAGAAGCTTCGCGAATTGGATATCGTTGAGTTCGAAAACGATGGACGCAGCAAGGCTCCGAAGTTGAAGCATCAGCATGTTGTTGTCGAGCCCGTTATCTGA